The proteins below come from a single Mucilaginibacter mali genomic window:
- a CDS encoding fibronectin type III domain-containing protein: MKFNLIPLSLFLAVFIAAGLNSCKDIIEPSLKDRSITPEAPANGYNSANYNVNFWWDEVDDALKYRLQVVSPKFDSVGTLVLDTVVKTNKFTINLNPGEYQWRVRAENGSSQTVYSTPKSFRILYSSIKQQQVKLGSPGNGLLTNQAGVAFQWGDVYGATKYHLQIDTNSFSDENTLVYNQVIPGQQFNFSFPKDQTYQWRVRAENDTAQALWSTISQITYDHTPPPKVVLSLPAKGQTVNSPVTLQWNSALTAAKYKLYVFKADSVTAYNATFPVLLSNTSYVFTPTSNPGGTIYWKVSGIDAAGNEGPTSDIRSFVLQ, translated from the coding sequence ATGAAATTCAACCTTATACCCTTATCATTATTCTTAGCTGTTTTTATTGCAGCAGGCCTCAATTCATGCAAAGATATTATCGAGCCGTCGCTTAAAGACCGGTCGATAACCCCTGAAGCACCTGCCAATGGTTATAACAGCGCTAACTACAATGTGAATTTTTGGTGGGACGAAGTAGACGATGCTTTAAAGTACAGGCTGCAGGTGGTTAGCCCCAAGTTCGATTCGGTAGGCACACTGGTGCTCGACACCGTGGTGAAAACAAATAAATTTACCATCAATTTAAATCCGGGCGAATATCAATGGCGGGTGCGGGCCGAAAATGGAAGCTCGCAAACCGTTTATAGTACGCCAAAAAGCTTTCGTATCCTGTACAGCTCTATCAAGCAGCAACAGGTAAAACTCGGTTCGCCAGGTAATGGACTGCTCACTAACCAGGCAGGCGTTGCCTTTCAATGGGGCGATGTGTATGGGGCTACCAAATATCATTTGCAAATTGATACCAATAGTTTCAGTGATGAAAATACTTTGGTTTACAACCAGGTAATACCGGGGCAACAGTTTAATTTTAGTTTCCCGAAAGACCAGACTTACCAGTGGCGGGTGCGTGCCGAGAATGATACCGCACAGGCATTATGGTCGACCATCAGCCAGATCACTTACGATCATACCCCGCCGCCTAAAGTAGTGCTGAGCTTGCCTGCAAAGGGGCAAACCGTCAATTCGCCGGTAACCCTACAGTGGAATAGCGCCCTTACCGCTGCAAAGTATAAGCTATATGTATTTAAGGCAGATTCGGTTACTGCGTATAATGCCACATTCCCCGTATTGTTAAGCAATACCAGTTATGTGTTTACCCCAACATCTAACCCAGGTGGCACCATTTACTGGAAGGTATCGGGTATTGATGCTGCCGGTAACGAAGGGCCAACCAGTGATATACGGTCGTTTGTTTTACAATAA
- a CDS encoding type II secretion system F family protein has product MPTIDLNKYKAPGKQLKKTPATEAGGLVALLNRDINFGSKELSDKKKEYLYLELSSLLIAGVNLKSSLELITADQQKDKDKTLLQQIQAEVIAGAPFSLALQRSGKFSLYEVFSLQIGEETGKLTEVLKDMAAFYQNKIKQRRKIISALTYPCIVLSTSLGAVFFMLKFIVPMFGDIFKRFGGQLPWITERIIAISQSMQNGVGLFMIVVIASAILIYSLREKEQFKKTSSDLLLRIPVVGNLVQKIYLARFCNSMRLLISARLPLIKAIDLIRQMIRFYPIESSLKIVEQDIINGKPLHQALQQFKVYPSKMIQLVKVGEETNQLDYFFGKISEQYVEEVEYKTGTLSSMMEPLIIIFLGLIVGVILISMYLPLFQMSNSFQ; this is encoded by the coding sequence ATGCCGACCATTGACCTGAATAAATATAAAGCACCCGGCAAACAGCTAAAGAAAACCCCGGCAACCGAAGCCGGCGGTTTAGTGGCTTTGTTAAACCGTGATATCAACTTTGGCAGTAAGGAATTAAGCGATAAGAAAAAAGAGTACCTGTACCTGGAGCTTAGCTCTTTGCTAATTGCCGGTGTTAATTTAAAAAGCAGCCTTGAACTGATCACTGCCGACCAGCAAAAAGATAAGGACAAAACCCTGCTGCAGCAAATACAAGCCGAAGTGATAGCCGGGGCGCCATTCTCGCTCGCATTGCAGCGGAGTGGTAAGTTTTCGTTATACGAGGTTTTTAGTTTGCAAATAGGCGAAGAGACCGGCAAACTGACCGAAGTGCTGAAGGATATGGCTGCTTTTTATCAAAACAAGATCAAACAGCGCCGTAAGATCATTTCGGCCCTAACCTATCCCTGTATCGTGCTATCAACCTCGCTGGGCGCGGTGTTCTTTATGCTGAAGTTTATCGTACCCATGTTCGGCGATATATTTAAGCGTTTCGGCGGACAACTACCCTGGATAACCGAGCGTATTATTGCCATATCGCAAAGTATGCAAAACGGGGTTGGCTTGTTTATGATCGTTGTGATCGCATCCGCCATTCTAATCTATAGTTTACGAGAGAAGGAGCAATTTAAAAAAACATCTTCTGACCTGTTATTGCGTATACCGGTTGTGGGTAACCTTGTTCAAAAAATTTACCTTGCCCGTTTCTGTAATTCTATGCGGTTGTTGATCAGCGCACGTTTGCCGCTAATTAAAGCAATCGACCTGATCAGGCAAATGATCCGTTTTTACCCGATTGAATCATCATTGAAAATAGTGGAGCAGGATATTATTAACGGCAAGCCGCTGCACCAGGCCCTGCAGCAGTTTAAGGTTTATCCTTCCAAAATGATACAACTGGTTAAAGTGGGCGAAGAAACCAATCAACTTGATTATTTTTTTGGTAAAATCTCCGAACAGTATGTAGAAGAGGTGGAGTATAAAACCGGCACGCTTAGTAGCATGATGGAGCCGCTTATTATCATTTTTCTTGGCCTTATCGTGGGGGTAATATTAATTTCCATGTATCTGCCCTTGTTCCAGATGAGTAATAGTTTTCAGTAA
- a CDS encoding DUF4200 domain-containing protein: MKLFFAALLAGFILITNSYAQDGSFNNLSAESFTKGAGVNDYYGWGKTVNNLIDPRPNSSSGGAFIINAHQGLTFSAHSVYGGIRFYNQSYPGGPLDPNNGATMVMSITGNNVGVGTTTPYGKLHVYQNTVDQPGLVIQGNCINVDANQHYIAMTLDGDYGNASGNYSQIRSYSNLYGGWGSQLAFFTTQSGVANTINERMRIDANGNVGIGTTNAQGYKLAVNGNVIAEEIKVKLHTNWPDYVFKPVYKLPPLSEVKQYIDKNQHLPEIPTAAEMTQNGIDLGDMNTKLLKKVEELTLYMIEKDKEITELKQQEAINKLQQKQIDELQKQVKAMLKTKQ; this comes from the coding sequence ATGAAATTATTTTTCGCCGCATTATTAGCCGGATTTATTTTAATCACTAACTCTTATGCACAGGACGGCAGTTTTAATAACTTGAGTGCAGAATCTTTCACAAAGGGAGCCGGTGTAAACGATTATTATGGATGGGGAAAGACAGTCAATAACCTAATCGATCCGCGCCCTAATTCGTCATCTGGCGGCGCGTTTATTATAAATGCTCATCAAGGCTTAACCTTTAGCGCTCATTCGGTTTATGGCGGTATCCGCTTTTATAATCAATCGTACCCAGGCGGTCCCTTAGACCCTAATAATGGTGCAACAATGGTAATGAGTATTACGGGTAATAATGTTGGCGTAGGTACCACAACACCGTATGGAAAATTACATGTATATCAAAATACAGTTGACCAACCTGGATTAGTTATCCAGGGCAATTGTATTAATGTTGATGCCAACCAGCATTATATAGCAATGACGCTTGATGGCGATTATGGTAATGCGAGTGGTAATTACTCGCAAATACGAAGCTACAGTAACCTCTATGGAGGTTGGGGGAGTCAGCTTGCTTTTTTCACAACGCAATCGGGCGTTGCCAATACAATAAACGAAAGGATGCGGATTGATGCCAATGGTAATGTAGGTATAGGGACTACCAATGCTCAAGGTTACAAGTTGGCTGTAAATGGCAACGTAATAGCCGAGGAAATTAAAGTAAAGCTGCATACAAACTGGCCTGATTACGTATTTAAACCTGTTTACAAACTGCCCCCCCTTTCAGAAGTAAAACAATACATTGATAAAAATCAGCATTTGCCCGAAATACCCACCGCCGCAGAGATGACTCAGAACGGTATTGATCTGGGCGATATGAATACCAAACTATTGAAGAAGGTAGAGGAACTTACCTTGTACATGATAGAGAAAGATAAAGAGATCACTGAATTGAAACAACAGGAAGCCATAAATAAATTACAGCAAAAGCAAATTGATGAACTGCAAAAACAAGTGAAAGCAATGCTAAAAACTAAACAATAA
- a CDS encoding GspE/PulE family protein encodes MMEMEEIVLTSEQLHSLTKEQAWYYRVLPKLKNNNCFELYCEDTITADSLSQELEILLGTAIKLTAIPAEQVSRLLSKYYLQENAAYQGLQPAAADNADDFLTELIREAKNLKSSDIHIESYEAKSRVRIRIDGMMVERYLLKREEYPALINKIKILANLDIAEKRLPQDGRIHFKQQGQQFDIRVSVLPTLHGEKVVLRLLSNDATDIDLNKLGFSDIDLDNYLQGVKRPNGILLISGPTGSGKTTTLYATLKLLNKETRNILTIEDPIEYTLEGVNQVQLKEAIGLSFAAALKTFLRQDPDVIMVGEIRDAETANMAIRAALTGHLVLSTIHTNSAWGTVSRLIDMGIPPFLVANTLNTTVAQRLIRLLCPHCKVQKPFTADLYPRQFKPYSTVTQQYLPHGCEQCYYSGYKGRKAVYEVIPIDQELGTEIKMGNARISGHLEQRNIKTLAENAFNLFKNGETSLEEIYPLLFNY; translated from the coding sequence ATGATGGAGATGGAAGAAATTGTTTTAACAAGTGAACAACTACACAGCCTGACCAAAGAACAGGCCTGGTATTATCGCGTACTACCCAAACTAAAGAACAATAATTGTTTTGAACTTTATTGCGAGGATACTATTACTGCAGACAGCCTGTCGCAGGAACTGGAGATATTATTAGGCACAGCTATAAAACTAACAGCTATTCCGGCCGAGCAGGTCTCGCGCTTGTTGTCCAAATATTACTTACAGGAAAACGCGGCATACCAGGGCTTGCAGCCGGCGGCAGCAGACAACGCGGATGATTTTTTGACAGAACTGATCAGGGAAGCCAAAAACCTGAAAAGCAGCGATATTCATATCGAAAGCTATGAAGCTAAAAGCCGGGTAAGGATAAGGATAGATGGTATGATGGTAGAGCGCTACTTGTTAAAACGCGAAGAATATCCGGCACTCATCAACAAAATTAAAATATTGGCCAACCTGGATATTGCCGAAAAACGCCTGCCACAGGATGGGCGCATCCATTTTAAACAGCAGGGCCAGCAATTTGATATCCGCGTATCGGTACTTCCTACCTTACATGGCGAAAAGGTGGTATTAAGGTTATTGAGCAATGACGCTACAGATATTGACCTGAATAAGCTTGGCTTTTCGGACATTGACCTGGATAATTACCTGCAAGGTGTAAAACGACCGAACGGGATCTTATTGATCAGCGGGCCTACCGGTTCGGGAAAAACGACGACCCTTTACGCCACCTTAAAATTGCTGAATAAAGAGACGCGCAACATCCTGACCATTGAAGACCCGATAGAATATACATTGGAAGGGGTGAACCAGGTACAGCTGAAAGAAGCTATCGGCCTGTCTTTCGCGGCCGCGCTTAAAACATTTTTGCGGCAGGACCCGGACGTGATCATGGTTGGCGAGATACGCGATGCGGAAACAGCCAATATGGCCATACGCGCCGCACTGACCGGGCACCTGGTGTTATCCACTATCCACACCAACTCGGCCTGGGGCACGGTTTCCCGTTTGATAGATATGGGCATACCGCCGTTCCTGGTAGCCAATACCTTAAACACTACTGTAGCCCAGCGGCTCATCAGGCTGTTATGCCCGCATTGCAAGGTGCAAAAACCATTTACGGCCGATCTATATCCGCGCCAGTTTAAACCATATAGCACAGTTACGCAACAATACTTGCCCCATGGCTGCGAACAATGCTACTACAGCGGCTATAAAGGCCGGAAGGCGGTATACGAAGTAATACCGATAGATCAGGAATTGGGCACGGAGATCAAAATGGGGAATGCCCGCATATCCGGGCATTTGGAACAAAGAAACATCAAAACGCTGGCAGAAAATGCCTTTAACCTATTTAAAAATGGAGAAACCTCGCTGGAAGAGATTTACCCCTTGCTTTTTAATTATTAA
- a CDS encoding toxin-antitoxin system YwqK family antitoxin: MKIYLTAFLYLIIGAAIAQKIPESTGVNRVRLVAGDKTILAELMPGDSWAPVNNEKTYYWYSANAIHTTQGGYSGKLLQGSYNEYFLNKNLKEQGNFLKGLKNGLWKKWNENGVLLESVNWADGFKRGKFEVFDEKGMLKQAGAYRDDLLNGQVKNYISADSVQVVTYHNGKLITETKHTSFWQKVNVFKHHPNPGKKSPSSSLPQKK; this comes from the coding sequence ATGAAAATATACCTGACCGCTTTTTTATACCTGATTATTGGTGCAGCAATCGCGCAAAAAATACCCGAGTCGACAGGGGTCAACCGGGTGCGCTTAGTCGCAGGCGATAAAACCATACTGGCCGAGCTGATGCCGGGGGACAGTTGGGCGCCTGTAAATAATGAAAAAACTTATTACTGGTATAGTGCCAATGCTATCCACACCACACAAGGTGGTTATAGTGGCAAATTGCTGCAGGGTAGCTATAACGAGTATTTTTTAAACAAAAACCTGAAGGAGCAGGGGAATTTCCTGAAAGGACTGAAAAACGGGCTGTGGAAAAAGTGGAATGAGAACGGTGTGCTTTTAGAGTCTGTAAACTGGGCAGATGGCTTTAAGCGCGGAAAGTTTGAAGTTTTTGATGAGAAGGGAATGCTAAAACAAGCGGGCGCTTACCGGGATGATCTGTTGAACGGTCAGGTTAAAAATTATATCAGCGCCGATTCGGTACAGGTTGTTACTTATCATAATGGCAAACTTATAACTGAAACAAAGCATACCTCCTTTTGGCAAAAGGTTAATGTTTTTAAGCATCACCCCAACCCAGGCAAAAAGAGCCCATCATCATCCCTGCCACAAAAAAAATAG
- a CDS encoding type II secretion system protein GspD translates to MHKKLTLFLIILSFFCTATWAQQKDRIQVIQQKLETLAQTVPGLNQKVQLSIANVSIQDYLNAISKANAISMSIDPKLNMRVNNNLTDVTAINVLVFLAGQYNLDISIVGSILVIAPYQDPNQFIKPPLREIPVRYDAPTNNLSLELANDSLITVAKKITRLSGKNVVVPTTLQGKRVNGYFASAPFDMVLEKLAYSNELKMQKTADGFYLFQPLADGEELYVTGDHNTAVRRVFKPVTPNTTGGGLNIYSKMVGGQKLLSADVSNGNILDLVRTASQEMNKSYFLYSDLKGTITVHANDLSYDDFLSAIFRGTEYTFHVDNGIYMMGSRKLEGLRTNKIVALQNRSIDTVMAMIPREWMKDVEIKEFREQNTLLLSGSAPQIRELETYINQLDKIVPMVMIEITLVDINKSRTVATGLKVGVADSAVKSGGTLLSGFDFTFSASSINGLLDKLGGSYANLGHVVPNFYASIKALESLNNVEVHSIPKLTTLNGHAATSSIGSRSWYLVQTQNVIPSISSPTINYTQQYNSVDANMIINIKPIVSGDDQVTLGIKIDITDFNGTPPANSPPPTSTSKFESIVRAHNEDMIVLGGLERTIDSDNSSGTPLLSRIPVIKWFFSTKTKTHQKVVTLVFIKPTIIR, encoded by the coding sequence ATGCATAAAAAACTTACGTTATTTCTTATTATCTTATCCTTTTTCTGTACCGCAACATGGGCGCAGCAAAAAGACCGCATACAGGTGATCCAGCAGAAACTGGAGACGCTGGCCCAGACTGTGCCGGGTTTAAATCAAAAAGTGCAGCTCTCTATAGCCAATGTTAGCATACAGGATTACCTGAACGCTATTTCGAAGGCCAATGCTATTAGTATGAGTATCGACCCAAAGTTGAATATGCGGGTCAACAACAATCTTACCGATGTAACAGCTATCAATGTGCTTGTTTTTTTGGCCGGTCAGTATAACCTGGATATTTCAATAGTAGGTTCCATATTGGTTATTGCCCCTTATCAAGACCCTAACCAGTTTATTAAACCACCGCTCAGGGAAATTCCGGTCCGTTATGATGCACCCACAAATAACCTTTCCCTTGAATTAGCCAACGACAGCCTGATTACTGTGGCAAAAAAAATAACCCGCCTTTCTGGCAAGAATGTGGTAGTGCCCACAACGCTCCAGGGCAAGCGCGTAAATGGTTATTTCGCATCAGCTCCGTTTGATATGGTCCTGGAAAAACTGGCCTACTCCAATGAGCTTAAAATGCAGAAAACAGCCGATGGTTTTTATTTATTTCAGCCACTGGCCGATGGCGAAGAACTATACGTGACCGGCGACCACAATACAGCGGTGCGGCGGGTATTTAAACCGGTTACCCCAAACACCACAGGCGGCGGGCTTAATATTTACAGCAAAATGGTGGGCGGCCAAAAGCTCCTGTCGGCTGATGTGAGTAATGGCAATATTCTTGACCTTGTTCGTACCGCATCGCAGGAAATGAACAAAAGCTATTTCCTTTATTCTGATTTAAAAGGTACGATCACCGTACATGCCAACGATCTGTCCTACGATGATTTTTTAAGCGCCATATTCCGTGGTACCGAGTACACATTCCATGTGGATAATGGCATTTACATGATGGGGAGCCGCAAATTAGAGGGCTTGCGCACCAACAAGATCGTTGCCTTACAAAACCGGTCTATCGATACCGTGATGGCGATGATACCCAGGGAATGGATGAAGGATGTGGAGATAAAAGAATTTCGTGAGCAAAACACATTATTGTTATCCGGATCGGCACCACAGATAAGGGAACTGGAAACATACATTAATCAGTTGGATAAAATTGTGCCAATGGTGATGATCGAGATCACACTGGTTGATATCAATAAATCGCGCACGGTGGCTACCGGCCTAAAAGTTGGGGTGGCCGATAGTGCTGTTAAATCGGGCGGCACATTGCTTTCGGGTTTCGATTTTACATTCAGCGCTTCATCCATTAATGGCTTGCTGGATAAACTGGGCGGCTCGTATGCTAACCTTGGGCATGTGGTACCCAACTTTTACGCCAGTATTAAGGCCCTGGAATCACTAAACAATGTCGAGGTACATTCTATACCTAAGCTAACCACGTTAAACGGGCATGCCGCTACTTCAAGTATCGGCAGCAGGAGCTGGTACCTGGTTCAAACCCAAAACGTTATTCCGTCCATATCGTCGCCTACCATTAATTATACACAGCAATATAATAGTGTGGATGCGAATATGATCATCAATATCAAGCCTATTGTTTCGGGTGATGACCAGGTAACCTTAGGTATCAAGATAGATATTACCGACTTTAACGGCACCCCTCCGGCAAATTCTCCCCCCCCAACGTCCACCAGCAAATTTGAATCGATCGTCAGGGCGCATAACGAGGATATGATCGTGTTAGGCGGGCTGGAAAGAACAATTGACAGTGATAACTCGTCGGGCACGCCGTTGCTTTCGCGCATCCCTGTAATCAAGTGGTTTTTCAGTACCAAGACCAAAACGCACCAAAAAGTAGTTACCCTGGTATTTATTAAACCTACAATTATCAGGTAA
- a CDS encoding type IV pilin protein, whose translation MKPPKSLFKQRVKAYTLTEILVVLVIIGILVLLALPNLLPLITKAKATEAKLQLEHVQMLEKNYFYEHSKYSKDLVELGYIQEKLSTEKDGRANYRIEIASASNTGFVARATAVVDFNGNGTFNIWEMDQDKNLKEVTAD comes from the coding sequence ATGAAACCACCTAAATCCTTATTCAAACAGCGTGTAAAAGCCTATACCCTTACCGAGATACTGGTAGTGCTGGTTATTATCGGCATTTTGGTATTACTGGCCCTGCCAAATTTGCTTCCATTAATTACAAAAGCCAAGGCAACCGAAGCAAAGCTGCAACTGGAACACGTGCAAATGCTGGAGAAAAATTACTTCTACGAACATTCCAAATATTCCAAAGACCTGGTTGAACTGGGCTATATCCAGGAAAAACTATCTACCGAAAAAGACGGCCGCGCTAATTATCGTATCGAAATAGCCAGCGCATCAAACACAGGTTTTGTTGCCCGGGCCACCGCCGTGGTTGATTTTAATGGCAATGGTACATTTAACATATGGGAAATGGACCAGGATAAAAATTTAAAGGAAGTTACTGCCGACTAA
- a CDS encoding PulJ/GspJ family protein — MKQRAAAFTLVEMAIALLISALVIGMTYSAYTIVLHAYSIYKTKNDRLFMLTRLDELLKKDFDRSQHVFFADNAVICDYGAEQAVYHFRDSMVVRVKGIADSFKLSHTPVIALFEKQEAGFASNAPSNLVDDLSFSVKSEKDTVVYHYHKTYSSFNLINQNPHADH, encoded by the coding sequence ATGAAACAGCGCGCAGCTGCGTTTACACTGGTGGAAATGGCCATCGCCTTGCTGATATCGGCCCTGGTGATCGGCATGACCTATAGCGCCTATACTATTGTGCTGCATGCCTATTCTATCTATAAAACCAAAAATGACCGGCTATTCATGCTTACCCGGCTTGATGAATTACTAAAAAAAGATTTTGACCGCAGTCAGCATGTTTTTTTTGCGGATAACGCCGTGATATGCGATTATGGAGCAGAGCAGGCAGTATACCATTTCCGGGACAGCATGGTGGTGCGTGTTAAAGGTATTGCCGATAGTTTTAAGCTAAGTCATACGCCTGTTATTGCTTTATTTGAAAAACAGGAAGCCGGTTTCGCATCAAACGCCCCGTCGAACCTGGTAGATGACCTGTCGTTTTCTGTAAAGTCGGAAAAGGATACGGTTGTTTATCATTATCATAAAACCTATAGTTCGTTTAACCTGATCAACCAAAACCCGCATGCCGACCATTGA